The Agrobacterium vitis genome has a segment encoding these proteins:
- a CDS encoding MlaD family protein — protein METKANYTIVGLFTLLVILAAFGFVYWMAEYGRGGPMSPLTIRIPGSANGLSVGSPVRFNGIQIGSVVSLSIDRDDPAFSIAETQVQQDAPIRSNTKAALEVQGLTGAAYVEMSGGVGGDDLLKKAQETGKTAVLVADQSSLTNLLATADKIMKRADDAIANVQGFVADARGPLTNTMRNAETFSKALADNADGIDTFLKSVSALSDTITGLSGRLDSTLAAAEDLLKAVDRNKVNQILTNAETFTGKIADASDKVGVAVDNFSATAKTFNDFGVKAEGTLGQVNALIAAIDTQKVSRVVDDVSVAVTDARSAAANVQSVTETFKDRKPDIDQAISDFTQLSNRLNNASTRVDGILAKVDALLGSDDTNSLSAEAKRTLQSIRAVADNLNQKIGPIADNLSKFSSSGLKDIQTLVNDTRSTVKNLDDTISNFDRDPQRLIFGGDNVKQYDGRTRR, from the coding sequence ATGGAAACCAAAGCAAATTACACCATCGTCGGCTTGTTCACGCTTCTTGTGATCCTTGCGGCATTTGGTTTTGTCTACTGGATGGCCGAATATGGCCGTGGTGGCCCAATGTCACCACTGACCATCCGCATCCCTGGCTCCGCCAATGGTCTGAGCGTCGGCTCGCCGGTGCGTTTCAACGGCATCCAGATCGGCTCGGTCGTTTCCTTGAGCATCGACCGTGATGATCCGGCCTTTTCCATCGCTGAGACACAGGTGCAGCAGGATGCGCCCATTCGCTCCAATACCAAGGCGGCGCTTGAGGTTCAGGGGCTGACCGGTGCGGCCTATGTCGAAATGTCGGGTGGCGTTGGTGGCGACGATTTGCTGAAGAAAGCCCAGGAGACCGGCAAGACGGCGGTTCTGGTGGCCGATCAGTCCAGCCTGACCAATCTTCTGGCAACGGCTGACAAGATCATGAAGCGTGCCGATGACGCCATTGCCAACGTTCAGGGCTTTGTCGCTGACGCGCGCGGGCCGCTGACCAACACGATGCGCAACGCTGAAACCTTTTCCAAGGCTCTGGCTGACAATGCCGATGGCATCGACACCTTCCTGAAGAGCGTCAGCGCGCTTTCCGATACGATTACAGGTCTCTCCGGGCGGCTTGATTCAACGCTGGCCGCAGCCGAAGACCTGCTAAAGGCAGTGGACCGCAACAAGGTCAACCAGATTCTGACCAATGCTGAAACCTTCACCGGCAAGATTGCCGATGCCTCCGACAAGGTCGGCGTCGCCGTCGATAATTTCTCGGCGACCGCCAAGACCTTCAACGATTTCGGCGTGAAGGCCGAGGGAACGCTTGGACAGGTCAACGCGCTGATTGCCGCGATCGATACGCAGAAGGTCTCGCGTGTCGTGGATGATGTTTCGGTGGCCGTAACCGATGCCCGCAGTGCGGCTGCCAATGTCCAGTCGGTAACGGAAACTTTCAAGGATCGTAAACCGGATATCGACCAGGCCATCAGCGACTTTACCCAGCTTTCCAACCGGTTGAACAATGCCTCGACCAGGGTCGATGGTATTCTGGCCAAGGTCGATGCGCTGCTGGGCTCCGACGATACCAATTCGCTTTCGGCTGAGGCCAAGCGCACGCTCCAGTCCATTCGCGCCGTGGCTGACAATCTCAACCAGAAGATCGGCCCGATTGCCGACAACCTGTCGAAATTCTCGTCTTCGGGCCTGAAGGACATTCAGACTCTGGTCAACGATACGCGCAGCACCGTGAAGAACCTGGATGACACGATCAGCAATTTTGACCGCGATCCGCAACGGCTGATCTTCGGTGGCGACAACGTCAAGCAATATGATGGGCGGACAAGACGGTGA
- a CDS encoding ABC transporter permease — protein sequence MDNTTVDAEQLEGEAGQRLRLSGPWRNTTVDTVIPKLLEMRETLNGHVEIDITGISSLDTSGAWIIRRIELAASKQGDVQIVGGSDAMRELISALPEQPPLPEKVVDRRPFFQRVLEPVGKMSVSLFEDVLAMSYVLGSAVRGTQSKERRGGRASIASIVNQLDHMGLRAVPIILLMSFLIGAIIAQQGAFQLRYFGAEVFVVDLVGILQLREIGVLLTAIMIAGRSGSAITAEIGSMKMREEVDALKVIGLNPIGVLVLPRIVALVIALPLLTVIANFAALYGAAVVSFAYSGITFQVFVTRLHDAVDYATFAAGLIKAPFMAVVIGIVAAVEGMKVGGSAESLGQHVTASVVKSIFVVILMDGLFAVFYAAINF from the coding sequence ATGGACAATACCACGGTCGATGCCGAACAGCTGGAAGGGGAGGCCGGGCAGCGGCTTCGCCTGAGCGGTCCGTGGCGCAATACCACGGTTGATACCGTGATTCCAAAACTGCTGGAAATGCGCGAAACGTTGAACGGCCATGTCGAGATCGACATCACCGGCATTTCAAGTCTTGATACATCTGGCGCTTGGATCATCCGCCGCATCGAGCTGGCCGCCTCCAAGCAGGGTGATGTGCAGATTGTCGGTGGTAGCGACGCGATGCGGGAGCTGATTTCCGCGCTGCCCGAACAGCCACCTTTGCCAGAAAAGGTCGTGGATCGCCGCCCCTTCTTCCAGCGGGTGTTAGAGCCGGTTGGCAAGATGAGTGTGAGCCTGTTTGAAGACGTGCTGGCCATGAGCTATGTGCTCGGCTCGGCGGTGCGTGGCACGCAATCCAAGGAAAGACGTGGCGGGCGGGCGTCCATTGCTTCCATCGTCAATCAGCTGGACCATATGGGCCTGCGGGCGGTGCCGATCATCCTGCTGATGTCCTTCCTGATCGGGGCGATCATCGCCCAGCAGGGCGCATTCCAGCTTCGCTATTTCGGCGCCGAAGTCTTCGTGGTTGACCTGGTCGGCATTCTGCAATTGCGCGAGATCGGCGTTCTCTTGACTGCCATCATGATCGCGGGCCGTTCGGGCAGCGCTATCACCGCTGAAATCGGCTCGATGAAGATGCGCGAGGAAGTGGATGCGTTGAAGGTTATCGGCCTCAACCCAATCGGCGTTCTGGTGTTGCCGCGTATCGTCGCTCTGGTCATTGCACTGCCGCTTCTGACGGTTATCGCCAATTTTGCGGCGCTTTACGGTGCCGCGGTCGTTTCCTTTGCCTATTCCGGCATTACCTTTCAGGTCTTTGTTACCCGTCTGCATGACGCCGTGGATTATGCCACCTTCGCTGCCGGCCTGATCAAGGCGCCGTTCATGGCTGTGGTGATCGGCATCGTCGCGGCGGTGGAGGGCATGAAGGTTGGTGGTAGCGCCGAGTCGCTCGGCCAGCACGTCACCGCCTCGGTGGTGAAGTCGATCTTCGTCGTCATCCTCATGGATGGGCTGTTTGCCGTATTCTACGCAGCGATCAATTTTTAA
- a CDS encoding DUF2865 domain-containing protein produces the protein MRAIALIVVASCCFIALGPVGPARAAPSCEAIRAELAQTPVVIGNSQGMRAYSGAVTRQDFEIRKLQRTLQQAGCSSSIAILNGHGQDLCAPMQESLAVMQENKRQLLIERNAAGMKGGVNPRHAELTAALQSNGCDLTEPASARQDTGDSEETARPFEAPVYPDYPLRNEAPISSSSDGLMLPSGQGGYRTLCVRTCDGGFFPISPSTPARDFGRDAETCNRLCPGTEAELYYSRLTDEAKDMVSTVTGQPYRDMPNAFAYLSRVPGQPGQCSCNRSSSDGLQTNAPKPGLGTDSGGSSVISITSNGSAASTRQMDAPPDAQVKTSTDEKTTTGMEATNKPAPEPEAVSRPYDPGRQSVRRVGPTFLPSNTSQIDLVHPALPGAQPVQE, from the coding sequence ATGCGCGCTATCGCTCTCATCGTTGTCGCGTCCTGTTGTTTCATTGCCCTCGGGCCAGTCGGTCCGGCGCGGGCCGCCCCAAGCTGCGAGGCCATTCGGGCCGAGCTTGCCCAGACACCTGTGGTGATTGGCAATTCTCAGGGCATGCGTGCCTATTCGGGAGCTGTGACCCGGCAGGATTTCGAGATCCGTAAATTGCAACGCACCCTGCAACAGGCCGGATGCTCCTCCAGTATCGCCATTCTCAACGGACATGGACAGGATCTCTGCGCGCCAATGCAGGAGAGCCTTGCCGTCATGCAGGAAAACAAGCGTCAACTTCTGATCGAACGCAACGCGGCGGGCATGAAGGGCGGCGTCAATCCCCGCCACGCGGAACTGACGGCTGCTTTGCAATCAAATGGCTGTGATCTCACCGAACCGGCCTCGGCACGCCAGGACACGGGTGACAGCGAGGAAACGGCCAGGCCCTTTGAGGCCCCGGTCTATCCGGATTATCCATTGCGCAACGAGGCGCCGATCTCGTCATCCAGTGACGGGCTTATGCTGCCGTCGGGACAGGGCGGATACAGAACGCTCTGCGTCCGAACCTGCGATGGCGGCTTTTTCCCGATCTCGCCCAGCACACCCGCCCGCGATTTTGGTCGCGATGCCGAAACATGCAACCGGCTTTGTCCAGGGACTGAAGCCGAACTCTATTATTCCCGCCTCACCGACGAGGCCAAGGATATGGTTTCAACCGTGACCGGCCAGCCTTATCGCGATATGCCCAATGCCTTCGCCTATCTCAGCCGGGTACCCGGGCAGCCGGGACAATGCAGTTGCAACAGGAGCAGCTCTGACGGCTTGCAGACCAATGCTCCAAAGCCTGGTTTAGGGACTGATTCTGGCGGGTCATCAGTCATTTCCATCACATCCAATGGATCCGCCGCCAGCACCAGACAGATGGATGCCCCGCCTGATGCGCAGGTCAAAACGTCGACCGACGAAAAGACGACGACTGGCATGGAAGCCACGAATAAGCCAGCCCCTGAACCTGAGGCGGTGAGCCGGCCCTATGATCCCGGACGCCAATCGGTACGCCGCGTTGGCCCAACGTTCCTGCCGTCCAACACCAGCCAGATTGACCTCGTTCATCCAGCGCTTCCAGGCGCACAACCGGTTCAGGAATAG
- a CDS encoding helix-turn-helix transcriptional regulator yields MFDDDIYFNLLDWLETATSAKWTDFLNRLQISYNLSGCLYMDASITSAGALVYRYGHTFDKQAKDPILMLDAPVLRNVLSQLSRAMEPVDMHDLAQLSEEGLLLRSKLRDLPLPRQAVSYPLLSVDGRGAILAIASNACEEEWRRFRRCHDRDIHLLAGKFHAGLVKRCDGTRLGGVPTLTRREQETLRWTAAGKSYWETAVILGISERTVRYFMANARTKLDAVSNTQAVAKALQRGLIPPEAPL; encoded by the coding sequence ATGTTTGACGATGACATTTATTTTAATTTGCTCGATTGGCTGGAGACCGCCACCAGCGCGAAATGGACCGATTTCCTGAACCGTCTGCAAATCAGCTACAACCTGTCGGGCTGTCTTTACATGGACGCTTCCATCACCTCGGCTGGCGCTCTGGTATATCGATACGGGCATACATTCGATAAGCAGGCAAAAGACCCTATCCTCATGCTCGATGCGCCTGTTTTGCGTAACGTCTTGTCACAACTCAGCCGGGCCATGGAACCGGTGGATATGCATGACCTCGCGCAATTGAGCGAAGAGGGCCTTCTGTTGCGCAGCAAGCTGCGCGATCTGCCCTTGCCGAGGCAAGCCGTCAGTTATCCGCTGCTTTCGGTCGATGGCCGCGGCGCAATTCTCGCTATTGCAAGCAATGCATGTGAGGAGGAGTGGCGACGCTTTCGCCGCTGCCATGACCGCGACATCCATCTTCTGGCGGGAAAATTCCACGCAGGCCTAGTGAAACGCTGCGATGGTACCCGCCTCGGAGGTGTGCCCACCCTCACCCGACGGGAACAGGAAACCCTGCGGTGGACGGCTGCGGGCAAAAGCTATTGGGAAACCGCCGTGATCCTTGGAATCTCTGAACGGACCGTGCGGTATTTTATGGCCAATGCCCGCACCAAACTCGACGCCGTCTCCAACACTCAAGCGGTGGCAAAGGCCCTGCAACGCGGCCTGATTCCACCGGAAGCACCATTATAA
- a CDS encoding UDP-2,3-diacylglucosamine diphosphatase, with protein MSDETETRHVRTLFISDVHLGSKAAKTDFLLDFLRVYDADTIVLVGDIVDGWRLKRSWYWPQGCNDVVQKLLRKARKGTRIVYIPGNHDEFLRGFPGTHFGGIEVLDRMIHETADNKRYLILHGDQFDVVVRNARLLAYMGDWAYDMAIAINVVLAAVRRRMGMPYWSFSAWAKLQVKHAVNFIGEFQKVVADEARRNDVHGVICGHIHHAVMQDVGGIHYINTGDWVESCTAVAEHHDGHFELIEWGTRYNAADQPRLLGPPEPIRIFPVENPAGTETQAARCNA; from the coding sequence GTGAGCGACGAAACCGAAACGCGACATGTGAGAACCCTCTTCATTTCGGATGTGCATCTCGGCTCTAAGGCCGCAAAGACTGATTTTTTGCTGGATTTCCTGCGTGTTTACGATGCCGATACCATCGTTCTGGTTGGCGATATCGTCGATGGCTGGCGGTTGAAACGCAGCTGGTATTGGCCTCAGGGCTGTAATGATGTGGTGCAGAAATTGCTGCGCAAGGCGCGCAAGGGGACAAGAATTGTCTATATCCCCGGAAATCACGACGAATTCCTCCGGGGTTTTCCCGGAACCCATTTTGGGGGAATCGAAGTGCTGGACCGGATGATTCACGAGACGGCGGATAACAAGCGCTATCTGATTCTGCATGGCGACCAGTTCGATGTGGTGGTGCGCAATGCGCGCCTGCTCGCCTATATGGGTGACTGGGCTTATGACATGGCGATTGCCATCAACGTGGTTCTGGCGGCTGTCCGCCGCCGGATGGGCATGCCCTATTGGTCATTTTCTGCCTGGGCCAAGCTACAGGTCAAGCATGCGGTCAATTTTATCGGAGAATTCCAGAAAGTCGTTGCCGACGAAGCGCGCCGCAACGACGTGCATGGTGTGATCTGTGGCCATATCCATCATGCTGTCATGCAGGATGTCGGCGGTATCCATTACATCAATACCGGCGATTGGGTGGAAAGCTGCACTGCGGTGGCCGAACATCATGACGGTCATTTTGAATTGATCGAATGGGGTACGCGCTATAATGCCGCTGATCAACCGCGCCTGCTGGGTCCGCCGGAGCCCATTCGCATTTTTCCGGTGGAAAACCCCGCTGGAACAGAAACGCAGGCGGCACGCTGCAACGCCTGA
- a CDS encoding NADP-dependent malic enzyme, translating into MTDDKTKTNSPASGDLDEQALFYHLHPRPGKLEIQATKPLGNQRDLALAYSPGVAAPCLAIRDNPQAADDYTARANLVAVISNGTAVLGLGNIGPLASKPVMEGKAVLFKKFAGIDVFDIEVDAMTVDAMVSTVASLEPTFGGINLEDIKAPECFEIEQQLRDRMNIPVFHDDQHGTAIIVAAAILNGLELAGKTIGDVKIVASGAGAAALACLNLLVALGAKRENIWVHDIEGLVYKGRNELMDPWKEVYAQESDKRVLAESIGGADVFLGLSAAGVLKPELLEQMAPSPLIMALANPKPEIMPELARTARPDAMICTGRSDYPNQVNNVLCFPYIFRGALDCGATTINEEMKMAAVKAIAALAREEVSEVAARAYTGDSPTFGPEYLIPSPFDPRLILRIAPAVAKAAEESGVARRPIADYDSYLDTLSRFVFRSGFIMKPIFANAKAAVKKRVIFAEGEDERVLRAAQVLLEDGIGEPILIGRPQIIETRLKRFGLRIRPGIDFAIVNPEDDPRYRDYVDDYVALVGRSGINPEAARTIVRTNTTVIGALSLKRGEADALICGVEGRFDRHVHDVGQILGKKPNVRDFSGLSLLISQRGAVFMTDTFVTENPTAEEVAEMTILAAQAIRQFGITPKAALLSHSNFGSRNCESARKMRAALEILRKEAPELEVDGEMQGGSALSETLRRRAIPNSTLSGDANLLVFPNLDSANISLGLVRTFTDALHVGPILLGAAQPAHVLSTSVTSRGVVNMAALAVVEANQQI; encoded by the coding sequence ATGACCGACGACAAAACCAAGACGAATTCGCCCGCCTCTGGCGATCTGGACGAACAGGCTCTGTTCTACCATTTGCATCCCCGCCCCGGCAAATTAGAGATCCAGGCAACCAAGCCGCTGGGCAACCAGCGCGACCTGGCGCTTGCCTATTCCCCGGGTGTTGCGGCTCCCTGCCTTGCCATTCGCGACAATCCACAAGCCGCCGACGATTACACGGCCCGCGCCAATCTGGTCGCGGTGATTTCCAACGGCACCGCCGTCCTCGGCCTCGGCAATATCGGCCCGCTGGCCTCAAAGCCGGTCATGGAAGGCAAAGCCGTCCTGTTCAAAAAATTCGCCGGTATCGATGTCTTCGACATCGAGGTCGATGCTATGACCGTCGATGCCATGGTCTCGACCGTCGCCTCGCTGGAGCCGACCTTTGGCGGTATCAACCTTGAAGATATCAAGGCGCCGGAATGCTTCGAAATCGAGCAGCAATTGCGCGACCGGATGAATATTCCGGTGTTTCACGATGACCAGCACGGCACCGCGATCATCGTCGCCGCAGCCATTCTGAACGGCCTTGAACTGGCCGGTAAAACCATCGGCGACGTCAAGATCGTCGCGTCAGGCGCAGGTGCTGCGGCTCTTGCCTGCCTCAACCTTCTGGTTGCACTTGGCGCGAAACGCGAAAATATCTGGGTCCATGACATTGAGGGGCTGGTCTACAAGGGCCGTAACGAGCTGATGGACCCCTGGAAAGAGGTCTATGCCCAGGAAAGCGACAAGCGGGTGCTTGCTGAAAGCATCGGCGGTGCAGATGTATTCCTCGGCCTGTCCGCTGCGGGAGTCTTGAAGCCGGAACTGCTGGAACAGATGGCGCCAAGCCCGCTGATCATGGCTCTGGCCAATCCAAAGCCCGAAATCATGCCGGAACTGGCGCGCACCGCCCGTCCCGACGCGATGATCTGCACCGGCCGGTCGGACTATCCCAACCAGGTCAATAACGTTCTCTGCTTCCCTTATATCTTCCGGGGCGCTCTGGATTGCGGCGCGACCACGATCAACGAAGAGATGAAGATGGCCGCTGTCAAAGCCATCGCAGCACTCGCCCGCGAAGAAGTCTCAGAGGTGGCGGCCAGGGCCTATACCGGCGACTCGCCGACTTTCGGACCTGAATATCTGATCCCCTCGCCTTTCGATCCACGCCTCATCCTGCGCATTGCGCCCGCCGTGGCAAAAGCCGCCGAAGAGAGTGGCGTCGCCCGCAGGCCGATTGCCGATTACGACAGCTATCTCGATACTCTGAGCCGTTTCGTGTTCCGCTCCGGCTTCATCATGAAGCCGATCTTTGCCAATGCAAAAGCGGCCGTGAAAAAGCGGGTGATCTTTGCCGAAGGCGAGGATGAACGGGTGTTGCGCGCTGCCCAGGTGCTGCTGGAAGACGGAATTGGTGAACCGATCCTGATCGGTCGTCCGCAGATTATCGAAACGCGCCTGAAACGCTTTGGCCTGCGCATCCGGCCCGGCATCGATTTTGCCATCGTCAATCCGGAAGACGATCCACGCTACCGAGACTATGTGGACGATTATGTAGCGCTGGTTGGACGGTCCGGTATCAATCCCGAAGCAGCAAGAACCATCGTGCGCACCAATACGACCGTGATCGGCGCGCTATCCTTGAAGCGCGGCGAAGCCGATGCGCTGATCTGTGGCGTTGAAGGCCGGTTTGACAGGCATGTTCACGATGTCGGTCAAATCCTCGGCAAAAAGCCGAATGTCCGGGACTTTTCCGGTCTCAGCCTGCTGATTTCCCAGCGTGGTGCGGTTTTCATGACCGATACATTCGTGACCGAAAATCCAACGGCGGAAGAAGTGGCGGAAATGACCATTCTGGCCGCCCAGGCCATTCGCCAGTTCGGCATCACGCCGAAAGCCGCACTTCTGTCTCATTCCAATTTCGGCTCGCGCAATTGCGAAAGCGCCCGCAAGATGCGCGCAGCGCTTGAGATCCTGCGCAAGGAAGCGCCTGAGCTGGAAGTCGATGGTGAAATGCAGGGCGGTTCGGCCCTGTCGGAGACTTTGCGTCGGCGCGCCATTCCCAACAGCACGCTGTCGGGCGATGCAAACCTGCTGGTGTTCCCCAACCTGGATTCCGCCAATATTTCGCTGGGTCTCGTTCGCACCTTTACCGATGCTTTGCATGTCGGCCCAATCCTTCTGGGAGCCGCCCAGCCAGCGCATGTTCTGTCAACGTCCGTCACCTCACGTGGCGTTGTCAATATGGCCGCTCTTGCCGTGGTGGAAGCCAACCAGCAGATCTGA
- a CDS encoding acyl-homoserine-lactone synthase: MLKILNSRHKQTQQAALADMFRLRKKVFHDLLKWDVVVQGDFEMDHYDDANPIYVLSYDDRTGRLRGSLRLLPTLGPNMLDDTFPILLDGKPAIRDIAMWESSRFCIDPEISLDRSSNQVSIAAAELMCGVGELGLASGLTHIVTVTDVFLERMFRRMGCPGERIGAPHKIGSVHAVAIAWEIDTGMLDAMKNIAAITGRLLDTPMSLEQARAA; encoded by the coding sequence ATGCTCAAAATTCTGAACAGCCGACATAAGCAGACCCAACAGGCGGCATTGGCAGACATGTTTCGCCTGCGAAAAAAAGTATTTCATGATCTTTTGAAATGGGATGTCGTTGTACAGGGCGATTTCGAGATGGATCACTATGATGATGCCAATCCGATTTACGTTTTATCTTATGACGACAGGACAGGCCGGTTGCGCGGCTCGCTCCGCCTGCTGCCGACGCTTGGCCCGAATATGCTGGATGATACCTTTCCCATTCTATTGGACGGAAAGCCGGCCATTCGTGACATTGCCATGTGGGAATCGAGCCGGTTCTGCATCGACCCGGAAATTTCCCTGGACCGATCTTCCAACCAGGTCAGCATTGCCGCAGCCGAGCTGATGTGTGGTGTTGGTGAACTGGGCCTTGCATCGGGGCTTACGCATATCGTCACCGTGACAGATGTGTTTTTGGAGCGGATGTTTCGCCGCATGGGCTGCCCCGGCGAACGAATTGGCGCGCCGCATAAGATCGGCTCGGTTCATGCCGTGGCAATTGCCTGGGAGATCGATACCGGCATGCTCGATGCCATGAAAAACATTGCTGCCATCACCGGACGCCTGCTCGACACACCAATGTCGCTGGAACAGGCACGTGCCGCCTGA
- a CDS encoding ABC transporter ATP-binding protein: protein MNNQDRDNHPTQEVPPLKEGREAVLSVRGLTVGFGEKLVLDNLDLDVYRGEILGFVGASGAGKSVLMRTVLRLLPRQAGQIHILGADYDAVSAAERSNLDTRLGVLFQHGALFSALTVKENIQLPMREYLKLPQVLMDELAYLKIQMVGLSADAGDKYPSELSGGMIKRAALARALALDPDLVFLDEPTSGLDPIGAAEFDDLIARLRDTLGLTVYMVTHDLDSLFSVCDRIAVLGQKRVLVEGPLTDMLACDDDWVKSYFRGKRARSIPKHQEMRGTRAIAGTID, encoded by the coding sequence CTGAACAATCAAGACAGAGACAATCACCCGACACAGGAAGTGCCGCCGCTCAAGGAAGGGCGCGAAGCGGTGCTGTCCGTGCGTGGTCTGACTGTCGGTTTCGGTGAAAAACTGGTGCTGGACAATCTCGATCTCGATGTCTATCGCGGCGAAATTCTCGGTTTTGTCGGGGCTTCGGGTGCGGGGAAATCGGTGCTGATGCGCACGGTGTTGAGGCTTTTGCCGCGCCAGGCCGGTCAGATCCATATTCTGGGCGCAGACTACGATGCTGTCAGCGCTGCGGAGCGTTCCAATCTCGATACACGCCTCGGTGTGCTGTTCCAGCATGGCGCCTTGTTTTCCGCCCTGACGGTCAAGGAAAACATCCAATTGCCGATGCGGGAATATCTGAAGCTTCCGCAAGTGCTGATGGACGAATTGGCCTATCTGAAAATCCAGATGGTTGGCCTTTCTGCGGATGCCGGGGACAAATACCCCTCGGAATTGTCCGGCGGCATGATCAAGCGGGCGGCTTTGGCGCGTGCGCTGGCGCTGGACCCGGACCTGGTGTTTCTCGATGAACCGACCTCTGGCCTCGACCCAATTGGCGCTGCCGAGTTCGATGATTTGATTGCCCGTCTGCGCGATACGCTGGGGCTGACCGTCTATATGGTGACCCATGACCTCGACAGCCTGTTTTCGGTCTGCGATCGCATCGCTGTGCTCGGACAGAAACGAGTCTTGGTTGAAGGACCGTTAACGGATATGCTCGCCTGCGACGATGACTGGGTCAAATCCTATTTCCGGGGCAAACGGGCGCGCTCCATTCCCAAACATCAGGAAATGCGCGGCACCCGCGCGATTGCCGGCACGATTGATTGA